The Alteribacter populi genomic sequence AAATGAATTTAGATATGAGAAAGAGCTGCCGATCGGTAGCTCTTTTTAATAAAATACACCAAAAGTTGGTAGAAATTTGCATGGGAATCGATTAGAATGACTAGGTGTACATAAAACAATCACCTAAAAAGATGTGTAAATGGAGTGGATGATGATGAATATACGTAAATACTTAAGTGTACTCAGTGTTTTTGCCATCATGATCATGGCTGGCTGTGGTGAGCAGGAAGAAGACGCTGTTAATCAGGATAATGACCCAGTCTCTGAAGAAGGGGACTTAGGGACAGAAAGTGATTTAGAAGAAGTGAGTAACGAGGAGGGGCTCGATTTAGAACTTCTTGAGTTACAGCCTTTTGCTGAAGAGATTGGCTTATCGTTAACGTCGCCAGAATATCGGGAGTTTTCAACGGATACAACAGTTTTACTTGAAGGATCTGTTGATGATAGCAGCGGGCTGAATAGCGATGCTTTATGGGTATTGATCAATTATACTGAGCCAGGTGAAAAGCCGTTTCGTAACAATTTTAACTATTATGTACCGATTGAAGAAGACGGGTCGTTTAAAAAAGAAATTTCCCTTCATTCAGGCGAAGGTGCGTACAGGGTTACGGTGCGAGCACCGAGCAATAAACAAGGAGAAGACAACCGGTTCTATGATGTAGCCCAGATTTACCCGACAAATACTAGTGATGAATTAGCTAGAGAAATAGAATATACCGAAGTTGGACTTGATAACGAGCTTGAAATTGTTGAGCCATTAACTGGATACGAAGAAGCAGAAGGTTCTGTTCCACTTGCCGGTTATTTACCTGATGCAGAAGACGATCATTATGTCATGGTTGAGATTAAAAAAACCGCAAGTGAACGACGTGATACGGTGATTCCCATTCAAGATGGTTACTTTGAAAGTGAAATACCGCTCCATTTCGGAGGTGGGCTCCATGAGATTATAGTAAAAGTTTATAATCCGGAAAATGAACGTTATTATGATTCAGCTAATTTCTTTGTTGATAACCGCACGGATAAACAATTCGTTCATATTGAAGAGTATCGTGAATATTTTGAACGAGGCATTACCCTCACGCATCCTACTCCAGTAGAATCTTTTGATTATAAC encodes the following:
- a CDS encoding transglutaminase domain-containing protein — encoded protein: MNIRKYLSVLSVFAIMIMAGCGEQEEDAVNQDNDPVSEEGDLGTESDLEEVSNEEGLDLELLELQPFAEEIGLSLTSPEYREFSTDTTVLLEGSVDDSSGLNSDALWVLINYTEPGEKPFRNNFNYYVPIEEDGSFKKEISLHSGEGAYRVTVRAPSNKQGEDNRFYDVAQIYPTNTSDELAREIEYTEVGLDNELEIVEPLTGYEEAEGSVPLAGYLPDAEDDHYVMVEIKKTASERRDTVIPIQDGYFESEIPLHFGGGLHEIIVKVYNPENERYYDSANFFVDNRTDKQFVHIEEYREYFERGITLTHPTPVESFDYNGDTYRLAGEIDPDAPGADEITHMIVKTEYENEEATYYLPVEDYRFDEEIWFRFGEGEYKITVNVPELGHEGGGFFRFNGVVHLTHHVHDVEDQRSLLPSRGIQSDHVDIQKLAEELTDGLSDEREKAKAVYQYVAENISYDVKKFREDLFELDDSALKTLEEQKGVCQDYAFLAVALLRSIDMEAHYVSGYAGGRHAWVEVKVDDDWLEMDPTWGSGYVDGEEFVFHYNEDYFDPEPDFFEETHQRIEVMY